A single window of Apodemus sylvaticus chromosome 4, mApoSyl1.1, whole genome shotgun sequence DNA harbors:
- the Nes gene encoding nestin isoform X4 yields MNTLSPAPCWNPPLPLGRCCRYSFSPLYRLQGPLPSLVLLVRSPSGGQTSDMESCIGEESFQMWELNRRLEAYLTRVKTLEEQNQLLSAELGGLRAQSGDASWRARADDELAALRVLVDQRWREKHEAEVQRDNLAEELESVAGRCQQVRLARERTVEEAACSRRALEAERSARGWLSTQVAELEREIEALRAAHEEERAHLNAQAACAPRRPPALPHGSPVRAPEVEELARQLGEVWRGAVRGYQERVAHMESSLGQARERLSQAVRGARESRLELQQLQADRDSLQERREALEQRLEGRWQDRLQATEKFQLAVEALEQEKQGIQSQIAQILEGGQQLAHLKMSLSLEVATYRTLLEAENSRLQTPGRSSQASLGFPDPKLKLHFLGIPEDQHLGSVLPVLSPTSFPSPLPNTLDTPATAFLKTQEFLQARTPTLASTPIPPMSEIPCPTNAEVRAQDAPLSLLQTQGGRQQAPEPLWAEATVPISTGVLPELEEPGGKGYFPDVPTSLTPPLNPHHPVLEAKDGESSESRVSSIFQEGEDQIWELAEKEAALEVKVENNLAQESQESGLDTKEILDSQGPLQKETLKALGEEPLLSLKIQSHETSGKENCNSSIEENLGTLKNTEKEKQSLKSLEEKNVEAEKTLENGLPELSMPLKKEDPRIEDQELMSPEGTLETVSFLGKENQEIVRSSEEGNLETLTTFKEESQYPLGCPEAEDQMLERLVEKGGRSFPGSPEEEDQQAFRPLQKENQEPLRCEETEDQMHERLIEKASQESLGSPEENQEAFRPLQKENQEPLRFEEMEDQMHERLIEKASQESLGSPEENQEPLRFEEVEDQMHERLIEKESQESLESPEEDQEAFRPLEKENQESLRFEEAEDQTLERLIEKESQESLRSPEEEDQRIGKPLERENQESLRSLDENQETIVLLESKNQRPLRSLEVEEEEQRIVKPLEKMSQDSLKSLEKENAQPLRYLEEDDCMIQSLLDNKTHKSLGSLEDRNEENIIPPESETQASLRPPEEEEQRIVNCLEKESQEFLRSPEEENHGPLSSVEKEDQMVESQLEKESQDSGKSLEDVSQETFGSLENENPESLRSLAGDDQEDQKLEPETQQPLRAIEDGQAAASPPEKVDPELQKPLRNDQEIVRSLDKESQESPVSLKEEGMETVKSSETENIEPLETAEEDPERRKFIDTQEPLWSTQVTGEAIEPLEDEIQQPLGSVDENQETLTPLEKESQEPRSLDKGNLETVESPGGVEDSQQCLGVEEGLEREQHQESLRSLGEVEQELPGSGDHQRWEEVVEDRAAGQEAPLGTIGVETQDKAESHLRGQGGEEEAAEQGERLQGVMEEAWSLGSSEPKEQRVPAESLNNLEGQPEQMGALEVPVAQGVPEVTEQDEQRAQAGEQDCVEVTLGPEAASTGLELEQEVVGLEDPRHFTREEAIHPSLGEESVKAKIAQGLEGPGKEPKEAGALDSGILELPKTSSEALECEGPEESVEGWGEEEASLETSDQEGGDAPQPMPPETGDDEGVQAALTAPDPKLKEPCSPIPILTDAHELQLQAEEIQKAGWQPEAGPEALGRVEDEVEFGLGEEIPEGLPDWEEGREDSEADELGETLPDSTPLGLYLRSPASPKWDLAGEQRLSPQGEARKEGWGPVVLAAQGLSDPPEEEEEEQGHDSDLSSEEFEDLATEASLLPGVPKEVADHLGQAPPVLQPAGWDQGGESDGFADEEESGEEGEEEDVDEEGAESGAQWWGSGPSGGGVKVQDITQRGDLEQESAGVSGLWDDGLRGTAANVPVTTLEMASQDSAEPSESEGSESASLEGEEGQATDHLDAPQEVTSKVPGAGDTFDVSGQGPNSESEQVNGRVENGLGQPEGQVVLDADKDSLPLQEQEVGALKAPLVESPVHLGPSQFLKFTLSGVDGEPWSSEED; encoded by the exons ATGAAtaccctctctccagctccctgctgGAATCCTCCGCTTCCGCTGGGACGCTGTTGCCGCTACTCCTTTTCTCCCCTTTACAGGCTCCAAGGGCCACTCCCTTCTTTAGTGCTCCTCGTCCGCTCGCCCTCGGGGGGCCAGACCAGCGACATGGAGAGCTGCATCGGGGAAGAATCTTTTCAGATGTGGGAGCTCAATCGACGCCTGGAGGCCTACTTGACTCGGGTCAAGACCCTAGAGGAGCAGAACCAGCTGCTCAGCGCTGAGCTTGGGGGACTCCGGGCGCAGTCCGGGGACGCCTCCTGGCGAGCCCGAGCCGACGACGAGCTGGCAGCCCTGCGGGTCCTCGTCGACCAGCGCTGGCGGGAGAAGCACGAGGCCGAGGTGCAGCGCGACAACCTGGCCGAAGAGCTGGAGAGCGTGGCGGGCCGCTGCCAGCAGGTGCGGCTCGCCCGGGAGCGGACCGTCGAAGAGGCCGCCTGCAGCCGGCGCGCGCTCGAGGCGGAGAGGAGTGCGCGGGGCTGGCTGAGCACCCAGGTGGCCGAGCTGGAGCGTGAGATAGAGGCGCTGCGAGCCGCACACGAGGAGGAGCGCGCGCACCTGAACGCCCAAGCCGCCTGTGCGCCGCGCCGACCCCCCGCGCTGCCCCACGGATCTCCCGTCCGGGCCCCCGAAGTCGAGGAGCTGGCCAGGCAGCTAGGCGAAGTGTGGCGCGGGGCTGTGCGTGGCTACCAGGAGCGCGTGGCTCACATGGAGAGCTCGCTGGGCCAGGCCCGCGAGCGCTTGAGCCAAGCCGTGCGGGGCGCTCGGGAGAGTCGCTTagagctgcagcagctgcaggcTGATCGCGACAGCCTCCAGGAGCGCAGAGAGGCGCTGGAACAGAGATTGGAAGGCCGCTGGCAGGACCGGCTGCAGGCCACTGAAAAGTTCCAG CTGGCTGTGGAAGCCCTGGAGCAGGAGAAACAGGGAATACAGAGCCAGATCGCTCAGATCCTGGAAGGTGGGCAGCAACTGGCACACCTCAAGATGTCCCTGAGTCTGGAGGTGGCTACATACAG GACTCTGCTGGAGGCTGAGAACTCTCGGTTGCAGACACCTGGACGAAGTTCCCAGGCTTCTCTTGGCTTTCCGG ACCCCAAGCTGAAGCTGCATTTCCTTGGGATACCAGAGGACCAGCACCTGGGATCTGTGCTCCCTGTCCTCAGCCCAacatccttcccttcccccttgccTAATACCCTTGACACTCCTGCGACAGCCTTTCTGAAGACACAGGAATTCCTTCAGGCCAGAACCCCCACCTTGGCCAGCACTCCCATACCACCTATGTCTGAGATTCCCTGTCCTACAAATGCAGAGGTCAGAGCCCAGGATGCCCCTCTTTCCCTGCTCCAGACACAGGGTGGGAGGCAACAGGCTCCAGAGCCTCTTTGGGCTGAGGCCACAGTGCCTATTTCTACTGGTGTCCTCCCAGAACTAGAGGAGCCTGGGGGCAAGGGATACTTCCCTGATGTTCCCACCTCCTTAACCCCACCCCTCAACCCTCACCACCCTGTTTTAGAGGCTAAAGATGGAGAATCTAGTGAGTCTAGAGTTTCTAGCATATTCCAGGAAGGAGAAGATCAAATCTGGGAACTCGCAGAGAAAGAAGCAGCCTTAGAGGTAAAAGTAGAGAATAATTTAGCACAGGAATCACAAGAAAGTGGTCTGGACACAAAAGAAATCCTGGATTCCCAGGGACCTTTGCAAAAGGAAACCCTGAAGGCTCTAGGAGAGGAGCCGCTGTTGTCTCTGAAAATCCAGAGTCATGAGACATCAGGAAAGGAGAATTGCAATTCATCTATAGAAGAGAACCTGGGAACactaaaaaacacagaaaaagaaaaacaatcactGAAGTCTTTAGAAGAAAAGAatgtagaggcagagaaaactcTAGAAAACGGGCTTCCTGAGCTATCtatgcctttaaaaaaagaagacccGAGAATCGAGGATCAAGAATTAATGTCTCCTGAAGGCACATTAGAGACAGTTTCATTtctaggaaaggaaaatcaaGAAATAGTGAGGTCTTCAGAAGAGGGGAACTTAGAAACATTGACAACTTTTAAAGAGGAGAGCCAGTACCCACTAGGATGTCCAGAAGCCGAGGACCAGATGCTTGAGAGACTGGTAGAGAAAGGGGGTCGGAGCTTCCCAGGGTCTCCAGAAGAAGAGGACCAGCAGGCATTTAGACCTCTGCAGAAAGAGAACCAGGAGCCACTAAGGTGTGAAGAAACAGAGGACCAGATGCATGAGAGACTGATAGAAAAGGCCAGTCAGGAGTCCCTGGGGTCTCCAGAAGAGAATCAGGAGGCATTTAGACCTCTGCAGAAAGAGAACCAGGAGCCACTAAG GTTTGAAGAAATGGAGGACCAGATGCATGAGAGACTGATAGAAAAGGCCAGTCAGGAGTCCCTGGGGTCTCCAGAAGAGAATCAGGAGCCACTAAGGTTTGAAGAAGTGGAGGACCAGATGCATGAGAGACTGATAGAAAAGGAGAGTCAGGAGTCCCTGGAGTCTCCAGAAGAGGATCAGGAGGCATTTAGACCTCTGGAGAAAGAGAATCAGGAGTCATTAAGGTTTGAAGAAGCAGAGGATCAGACGCTTGAGAGACTGATAGAAAAGGAAAGTCAGGAGTCCCTAAGGTCTCCAGAAGAAGAGGACCAGAGGATTGGGAAGCCTCTAGAAAGAGAGAATCAGGAATCTCTGAGGTCTCTTGATGAAAACCAGGAGACCATTGTACTACTAGAAAGCAAGAACCAGAGGCCACTGAGGTCTCTAGAagtagaagaggaggagcagagaatTGTGAAACCTCTAGAAAAAATGAGCCAGGACTCCCTCAAATCTCTagaaaaagagaacgcacagccaCTGAGGTATCTGGAAGAAGATGACTGCATGATTCAGAGCCTGCTAGACAACAAGACTCACAAGAGCCTGGGGTCTCTTGAAGATAGAAATGAGGAGAACATAATACCACCAGAAAGTGAGACCCAGGCTTCACTGAGGCCTCCagaagaggaagaacagaggaTTGTGAACTGTCtagaaaaagaaagccaggagTTCCTGAGGTCTCCAGAAGAAGAGAACCACGGACCACTGAGTTCTGTAGAAAAAGAGGaccagatggttgagagccagcTAGAGAAAGAGAGTCAGGACTCAGGGAAGTCTCTAGAAGATGTGAGCCAGGAGACCTTTGGATCTCTGGAAAATGAGAATCCAGAGTCCCTGAGATCTCTAGCAGGCGATGACCAAGAGGATCAGAAACTTGAACCAGAGACCCAACAGCCACTGAGGGCTATAGAGGACGGGCAGGCAGCAGCGAGCCCACCAGAAAAGGTGGATCCAGAGTTACAGAAGCCTCTTAGAAATGACCAGGAAATAGTTAGGTCTCTTGACAAAGAGAGTCAAGAGTCACCAGTGTCACTGAAAGAAGAAGGTATGGAGACAGTGAAGTCTTCAGAAACAGAGAACATAGAACCACTGGAGACTGCAGAAGAGGACCCAGAAAGAAGGAAGTTTATAGATACTCAAGAGCCATTGTGGTCTACCCAAGTGACTGGTGAGGCAATAGAACCTCTAGAAGATGAGATCCAACAACCACTGGGGTCTGTGGATGAGAACCAAGAGACGCTGACGCCCCTTGAAAAGGAGAGTCAAGAACCGAGATCTCTGGACAAGGGGAACCTAGAGACTGTGGAGTCACCAGGAGGGGTAGAGGACAGTCAGCAGTGCCTGGGAGTGGAAGAGGGTCTGGAGAGGGAACAGCACCAAGAGTCCCTGAGGTCTCTGGGAGAGGTGGAGCAGGAGCTGCCTGGGTCTGGAGATCACCAGAGgtgggaggaggtggtggaggacaGAGCAGCGGGTCAGGAAGCGCCCCTGGGGACCATAGGAGTGGAAACTCAGGATAAGGCGGAGTCGCATCTGAGGGGacaaggtggggaggaagaagcagcagaGCAGGGAGAGCGGCTGCAGGGTGTCATGGAGGAGGCCTGGAGTCTGGGGAGCTCGGAGCCCAAGGAGCAGAGGGTCCCTGCTGAGTCCCTCAACAACCTGGAGGGACAACCAGAGCAGATGGGGGCCCTAGAGGTCCCAGTTGCTCAGGGAGTGCCAGAGGTGACAGAACAAGATGAGCAAAGAGCCCAGGCAGGTGAACAAGACTGCGTAGAGGTGACCCTCGGGCCAGAGGCTGCCAGCACTGGACTGGAACTTGAGCAGGAAGTGGTAGGGCTAGAGGATCCAAGGCATTTCACCAGGGAGGAGGCCATTCACCCATCCCTGGGGGAGGAAAGTGTGAAGGCAAAGATAGCTCAGGGCTTGGAAGGGCCTGGAAAGGAACCAAAAGAGGCAGGTGCTCTGGACTCGGGGATCCTTGAATTACCCAAGACTAGCAGTGAGGCTCTGGAATGCGAGGGCCCTGAAGAGTCtgtggagggctggggagaagagGAGGCCTCACTGGAGACCTCAGACCAGGAGGGCGGCGATGCACCTCAGCCCATGCCCCCGGAGACAGGGGACGATGAGGGTGTACAGGCAGCACTGACAGCCCCAGATCCCAAGCTCAAGGAACCCTGTTCACCCATCCCAATCCTGACAGATGCCCATGAGCTGCAGCTCCAGGCTGAGGAGATCCAGAAGGCTGGGTGGCAGCCAGAAGCTGGGCCTGAAGCACTGGGAAGGGTAGAAGATGAGGTGGAGTTTGGTCTTGGGGAGGAGATCCCCGAGGGCCTCCCTGATTGGGAGGAGGGCAGAGAAGACAGCGAGGCTGATGAGCTAGGGGAAACTCTCCCAGACTCTACTCCCCTGGGCCTCTACCTGAGGTCTCCTGCCTCCCCTAAGTGGGACCTGGCTGGAGAACAGAGGCTTTCCCCTCAAGGGGAGGCCAGGAAGGAAGGTTGGGGTCCTGTTGTCCTGGCTGCTCAGGGTCTCAGTGATccacctgaggaggaggaggaggagcaaggccATGACTCTGACCTATCATCTGAGGAATTTGAGGACCTAGCCACTGAGGCCTCTCTTCTCCCAGGTGTTCCCAAGGAGGTGGCAGATCATCTGGGCCAAGCGCCCCCAGTGCTGCAGCCTGCAGGCTGGGATCAGGGTGGGGAGTCTGATGGGTTTGCTGATGAGgaagagagtggggaggagggagaggaagaagatgtTGATGAGGAAGGAGCAGAGTCCGGGGCTCAATGGTGGGGGTCAGGGCCCTCTGGTGGAGGTGTCAAAGTCCAGGATATCACCCAAAGAGGGGACCTGGAACAGGAATCCGCGGGTGTCAGTGGTCTCTGGGATGATGGCTTGAGAGGGACTGCGGCTAATGTTCCTGTGACTACCCTAGAGATGGCGTCTCAGGACAGTGCTGAGCCTTCTGAGTCAGAGGGGTCTGAGTCTGCTTCCTTGGAGGGAGAGGAAGGTCAAGCAACTGACCATTTAGATGCTCCCCAAGAGGTGACTAGCAAGGTCCCAGGGGCAGGAGATACCTTTGATGTCAGTGGCCAGGGCCCCAACTCGGAGTCCGAGCAAGTGAATGGGAGGGTGGAGAATGGACTAGGGCAGCCTGAGGGGCAGGTGGTTCTGGATGCGGACAAGGACAGCCTCCCTTTACAGGAACAGGAGGTGGGTGCCCTAAAGGCCCCTTTGGTAGAGTCCCCTGTGCACTTAGGCCCAAGCCAGTTCCTCAAGTTCACTCTGAGTGGAGTAGATGGAGAGCCCTGGTCCTCAGAGGAAGACTAG